A window of Costertonia aggregata contains these coding sequences:
- the rluF gene encoding 23S rRNA pseudouridine(2604) synthase RluF produces the protein MQPTRINKYLSEVGYCSRRAADKLIEQGRITINGKVPEMGTKITEGDEVRVDTELISPPKEKPVYIAFNKPIGIVCTTDTKVEKDNIIDYINFPKRIFPIGRLDKPSEGLIFLTNDGDIVNKILRARNNHEKEYMVTVNKPITEAFIKKMGNGVPILDTITRKCKVEKLSTYQFKIILTQGLNRQIRRMCEYLDYRVIKLKRVRIMNVTLDIPIGKWRYLTQAEMNEINTMVSSSAKVHKDNIDQQ, from the coding sequence ATGCAGCCTACCAGGATAAACAAATATTTGAGCGAAGTGGGCTATTGTTCCAGAAGGGCAGCTGACAAACTCATTGAACAAGGCAGGATCACCATCAACGGTAAAGTTCCGGAAATGGGAACAAAAATTACCGAAGGTGATGAAGTCAGGGTAGATACCGAGCTTATTTCCCCACCAAAAGAAAAACCCGTTTATATTGCTTTCAATAAGCCTATCGGTATCGTTTGCACGACCGATACCAAAGTTGAAAAGGACAATATCATAGACTATATAAATTTTCCCAAGCGTATTTTTCCGATAGGCCGATTGGACAAACCTAGTGAGGGCCTTATCTTTTTGACCAACGATGGGGATATCGTAAATAAGATACTTAGGGCCCGCAACAATCATGAAAAAGAATATATGGTCACCGTGAACAAACCTATTACTGAGGCGTTTATCAAAAAAATGGGAAATGGTGTACCCATTTTGGATACTATTACCCGAAAGTGTAAAGTAGAAAAATTGAGCACCTATCAATTTAAAATTATTCTTACACAAGGCCTTAATAGGCAAATACGTCGTATGTGCGAGTACCTGGACTATAGGGTCATAAAATTAAAGCGGGTAAGGATTATGAACGTAACCCTAGATATTCCCATAGGAAAATGGCGGTATCTCACCCAAGCCGAAATGAACGAAATCAATACAATGGTATCATCGTCTGCAAAAGTACATAAAGACAATATTGATCAACAATAG
- a CDS encoding carboxypeptidase-like regulatory domain-containing protein: MKNSIYIATFILVCMIGTTNLRAASLFQQEQTMQDNSFNQFKGEIMDSATKKPLIFATLTLEGSNISTVTNTEGEFALKIPSDVTEGNIVVSFLGYKTKTLPLSSFTEEDNEIYLDVFVTELSEVDLAVPNNAEQLVRETLKKKGENYFEDATVMTAFYRETIKKRRKNVSLSEAVVNIYKTPYTSKRRDAVELYKARKSTDYSKLDTLAFKLQGGPFNTLFIDIMKYPEYIFTTESISDYNFNFAGSTRVNNQLVYIVNFKQKKNILNQLYQGKLFINAKDKILTSAIYSLNITDKREAAKLFVRRKPSNAEVYPNEVAYRVDYREKNGKWYYGYSNVLLEFKIDWDKRLFNSVYSMSCEMAITDWEKNVTNQLPKYKQRLKSSIILGDEAIGFSDPDFWGEYNIIEPEKSIESAIKKIQRQLKRSKSSGESKP, encoded by the coding sequence ATGAAAAATTCAATTTATATCGCCACGTTCATACTTGTATGTATGATTGGTACAACAAATCTGAGAGCCGCTAGCTTATTTCAGCAAGAACAAACAATGCAGGACAACTCCTTTAATCAATTCAAAGGGGAAATAATGGATAGCGCTACAAAAAAACCGTTGATTTTCGCAACATTGACCCTCGAAGGCTCAAACATTAGTACGGTAACCAATACTGAAGGGGAATTTGCTTTAAAAATTCCCAGTGATGTTACCGAAGGCAATATTGTTGTTTCTTTTTTAGGCTACAAGACCAAGACACTCCCGTTATCCTCTTTTACCGAAGAAGACAACGAGATTTATCTGGATGTTTTTGTTACGGAACTGTCGGAAGTAGATTTGGCCGTTCCCAACAATGCAGAACAGTTGGTAAGGGAAACCTTGAAGAAAAAAGGGGAAAACTATTTTGAAGATGCTACCGTAATGACCGCATTTTATAGGGAGACCATAAAAAAGAGAAGAAAAAATGTTTCGTTGTCAGAGGCTGTAGTGAATATCTACAAAACGCCATACACCTCTAAACGTAGGGATGCCGTTGAACTCTATAAAGCAAGAAAAAGCACGGACTATAGTAAATTGGACACTTTGGCCTTTAAATTGCAAGGTGGCCCTTTCAACACTTTGTTTATTGATATCATGAAATATCCGGAGTATATTTTTACTACAGAATCCATTTCGGACTATAACTTTAATTTTGCCGGTTCTACCAGAGTCAACAATCAGTTGGTATATATTGTAAATTTCAAACAAAAGAAAAATATTCTCAACCAATTGTACCAAGGAAAACTCTTTATCAATGCAAAGGATAAAATACTCACCAGTGCTATTTACTCCTTGAACATTACCGATAAAAGGGAAGCTGCCAAATTATTTGTTAGAAGAAAACCTAGCAATGCAGAGGTATATCCAAATGAAGTCGCTTATCGCGTTGACTACAGGGAAAAAAACGGTAAATGGTATTACGGTTATAGCAACGTACTTTTAGAGTTTAAGATCGATTGGGACAAACGATTGTTCAATTCGGTATATAGCATGTCGTGCGAAATGGCAATAACCGATTGGGAAAAGAACGTAACCAACCAACTGCCCAAATACAAACAAAGGCTGAAATCAAGTATAATACTGGGAGATGAGGCCATTGGTTTCTCCGATCCCGATTTTTGGGGGGAATATAACATTATAGAACCCGAAAAATCTATTGAGTCCGCAATTAAAAAAATCCAACGCCAATTGAAAAGAAGTAAGTCTAGCGGCGAATCCAAACCATAA
- a CDS encoding S66 peptidase family protein yields MFSRRSFLNITALFSASTLLPNIAYPEKQPSLVNSKILPKRLRKGDTIGLIAPGYAIQNETLKEAKSILKAMGFIPFHTDSIVGNFGYFSNTDAERAKDLNEMFANPKIDAILCARGGYGCTRIMQMIDYENIRANPKLLIGFSDITVLLNGIYQKTGLVTFHGPVGSTLENPYTLKQLKKVVMNSKSDLLIENVDMEAIEDKKNPEYERYTITSGSASGILIGGSLTLINALIGTPHEIDFTDKIVCLEDVEEAPYRIDRMLTQLIEGPTFKNAAGIVFGVCAGCNSSSNPKSFTLKEVLLDRIAPLGIPAAYGMSFGHVPENFTFPIGTKASWDADVMNLELQEKWVQ; encoded by the coding sequence ATGTTCTCAAGAAGGTCATTTTTAAACATAACCGCACTATTTTCAGCTTCCACGTTACTACCGAACATAGCCTATCCTGAAAAACAACCATCATTGGTCAACTCCAAAATACTTCCCAAACGTTTACGGAAAGGAGATACCATTGGTCTGATCGCTCCCGGCTATGCCATACAAAACGAAACCCTTAAAGAGGCAAAAAGCATACTGAAAGCTATGGGGTTCATCCCCTTTCATACCGATAGCATCGTCGGTAATTTTGGATATTTCAGCAATACCGATGCAGAAAGGGCAAAAGACTTGAATGAAATGTTCGCAAACCCAAAGATTGATGCTATTTTATGTGCTAGAGGCGGGTACGGATGCACACGCATTATGCAGATGATAGATTATGAAAATATAAGGGCCAACCCAAAACTATTGATAGGCTTCAGCGATATAACCGTATTATTAAACGGGATATATCAAAAAACGGGTCTGGTCACCTTTCACGGCCCAGTTGGTAGTACCCTTGAGAACCCATACACATTGAAACAATTAAAAAAGGTTGTTATGAATTCCAAAAGCGACCTTTTGATAGAAAACGTGGATATGGAAGCCATTGAGGATAAAAAAAATCCGGAATACGAGCGTTATACGATTACAAGCGGTAGCGCATCGGGAATTTTGATCGGTGGTAGCCTTACTTTGATAAATGCACTGATCGGCACGCCGCACGAAATAGATTTTACCGATAAAATAGTTTGTCTTGAAGATGTAGAAGAAGCCCCATACCGCATAGACCGTATGCTTACCCAATTGATCGAAGGCCCTACCTTTAAAAATGCGGCAGGTATAGTTTTTGGCGTATGTGCCGGTTGCAATTCGAGTTCCAACCCAAAATCGTTTACATTAAAAGAAGTACTTCTGGACAGAATCGCCCCTTTGGGCATACCTGCCGCATACGGTATGAGTTTTGGGCATGTTCCCGAAAACTTTACTTTCCCCATAGGAACAAAGGCTAGCTGGGATGCCGATGTTATGAATTTAGAGCTTCAGGAAAAATGGGTCCAATAA
- a CDS encoding T3SS (YopN, CesT) and YbjN peptide-binding chaperone 1 yields the protein MKNVVPTFKRPIKSKDEPRTDVSHWDKAMDAYDAKDHRKTIIETINYMNPSLLWGKETNGNIEIDQGQGSAQIHVKVTNDKFLVKAPFLKITENTNKVALFRKIGEINFNPLTLAQIRLRNDTLWFEYEMPVTLAQPYKIYDVLREICVYADDYDDEFVEKYKAGFYQEPNVTPLSEEEKEKVWQQINTILTEWKEYVAFFKEKRWDAFQWDITVISILKIVNMPYVHGNLRTKLQEYVHNLFNGKIDFNHRIDKGNNFMQKLCAKTKDEYMKDIYHAEAFVSLKWRSSTQILQDDAKNMERNVAKYVKDRDNLMLCYYLQYSFLHILYNFNVEEVHKNAIYDVLEEVSGKELHIAAPKLLKTYYGFLDGNTKTSSKSGSKKGLFAKLFG from the coding sequence ATGAAAAACGTAGTACCCACATTTAAAAGACCCATTAAAAGTAAGGATGAACCAAGAACCGATGTTTCCCACTGGGATAAGGCGATGGACGCCTATGATGCCAAAGACCACCGGAAAACCATCATTGAGACCATTAACTACATGAACCCAAGTTTATTGTGGGGAAAAGAGACCAATGGTAACATTGAAATCGATCAAGGGCAAGGTTCGGCACAAATACATGTAAAAGTAACCAATGACAAATTTTTAGTAAAAGCCCCTTTTCTTAAAATAACAGAGAATACCAACAAGGTGGCCCTGTTTAGAAAAATCGGCGAGATAAATTTCAACCCGTTGACATTGGCCCAAATACGTTTGAGGAACGATACACTTTGGTTTGAATACGAAATGCCAGTTACCTTGGCTCAACCTTACAAAATTTATGATGTACTACGTGAAATTTGTGTTTATGCTGATGATTATGACGATGAGTTTGTAGAAAAATATAAAGCTGGCTTTTATCAAGAGCCCAATGTCACCCCTCTTTCTGAAGAGGAAAAAGAAAAAGTCTGGCAACAGATCAATACCATTTTAACTGAATGGAAAGAGTATGTGGCCTTTTTTAAGGAAAAAAGATGGGATGCCTTTCAATGGGACATTACGGTAATTTCCATACTCAAAATAGTGAACATGCCCTACGTACACGGTAATCTAAGAACCAAGTTGCAGGAGTACGTACACAATTTGTTCAACGGTAAGATCGATTTTAACCATAGAATAGATAAGGGCAACAACTTTATGCAAAAATTATGTGCAAAGACCAAGGATGAGTACATGAAGGATATTTACCATGCCGAGGCTTTTGTTTCCCTAAAGTGGCGGAGTTCTACCCAAATTCTCCAAGACGATGCAAAAAATATGGAGCGTAATGTAGCCAAATATGTGAAAGATAGGGACAATCTTATGCTATGTTATTATTTACAATATTCGTTCCTTCACATTTTGTACAATTTTAATGTTGAGGAAGTGCATAAAAACGCCATATATGATGTTTTGGAAGAGGTATCGGGGAAAGAGCTGCACATAGCCGCTCCCAAACTCTTAAAAACCTATTACGGCTTTTTGGACGGTAATACAAAAACATCCAGTAAAAGTGGTTCTAAAAAAGGATTGTTCGCAAAACTATTCGGTTAA
- the rocD gene encoding ornithine--oxo-acid transaminase: MAVLEQMTSQQAIELENKYGAHNYHPLPVVLSRGEGVYVWDVEGKKYYDFLSAYSAVNQGHCHPKIVSAMVNQAETLTLTSRAFYNDMLGRFEKYATETFHFDKLLPMNTGAEAVETALKICRKWAYEKKGISENEAQIIVCENNFHGRTTTIISFSNDPVARKNFGPFTKGFIKIEYDNLNALKEALECNANIAGFLVEPIQGEAGVYVPSEGYLKAARELCEKHNVLFIADEVQTGIARTGRLLATCGNCSCTDKHCSGVPEVKPDILILGKALSGGAYPVSAVLANNDIMNVIKPGNHGSTFGGNPVAAAVGMAALEVIKNEELAENAYQLGKLFRSELEKFILGCDLVSSVRGKGLLNAILINDTEESSTAWDICMALKANGLLAKPTHGNIIRFAPPLVMTKEQLLDCVSIIKKTLTEFSK, encoded by the coding sequence ATGGCTGTTTTAGAACAAATGACATCGCAGCAAGCAATTGAATTAGAGAATAAGTACGGTGCACATAATTATCACCCGTTACCCGTTGTTTTGAGTAGGGGAGAAGGGGTTTATGTGTGGGACGTTGAAGGAAAAAAATACTATGATTTCCTTTCAGCCTATTCGGCAGTGAACCAAGGGCATTGCCACCCAAAAATCGTAAGTGCTATGGTTAACCAAGCCGAAACACTCACGTTGACATCCAGGGCGTTTTATAACGATATGTTGGGCAGGTTTGAAAAGTATGCTACCGAAACCTTTCACTTTGACAAACTTTTGCCCATGAACACTGGGGCCGAAGCTGTGGAGACAGCTCTGAAAATATGTCGTAAATGGGCTTATGAGAAAAAAGGTATTTCAGAAAATGAGGCACAGATCATAGTTTGTGAAAATAATTTTCACGGGCGTACCACTACCATTATCTCATTTTCGAACGATCCCGTTGCTCGAAAGAACTTTGGACCATTTACAAAAGGATTCATCAAAATAGAATACGATAACCTAAATGCTTTAAAAGAAGCTTTGGAGTGCAATGCCAATATAGCTGGATTCTTGGTTGAACCCATACAGGGCGAGGCCGGAGTTTATGTTCCATCCGAAGGGTATCTAAAAGCTGCGCGGGAGCTTTGTGAAAAACATAACGTTCTTTTTATAGCCGATGAAGTACAAACAGGTATTGCCCGTACAGGTAGGCTTTTGGCCACTTGTGGGAATTGTTCCTGTACCGATAAGCACTGTAGTGGCGTGCCAGAAGTAAAACCGGATATTTTGATTTTAGGAAAAGCATTGTCCGGCGGTGCATACCCTGTATCCGCTGTTTTGGCAAATAACGACATTATGAATGTCATAAAACCTGGAAACCACGGTAGTACCTTTGGTGGGAACCCGGTCGCAGCGGCAGTGGGCATGGCCGCTCTTGAAGTTATAAAAAATGAGGAATTGGCAGAAAACGCATATCAATTGGGGAAACTTTTTCGTTCAGAGCTTGAAAAGTTTATACTTGGTTGTGACTTGGTATCCAGCGTTCGGGGAAAGGGACTTTTAAATGCCATCCTTATCAATGATACCGAAGAGAGTTCCACAGCTTGGGATATTTGCATGGCCCTTAAAGCAAATGGCTTATTGGCAAAACCTACGCATGGTAATATTATTCGCTTTGCACCGCCTTTGGTAATGACCAAAGAGCAGTTGTTGGATTGTGTTTCTATCATCAAGAAAACACTGACCGAGTTTTCTAAATAA
- a CDS encoding DUF6768 family protein, which produces MKKESEKIDELIKETLSLEEAKFYEDLGEQNLMEKFGQVHKVKTGWLATVMTIVNIIIFLIFVFCAIRFFNTEITNELIKWACAGFLCMIFMSMIKLYIWMQMDKNDILRELKRLEFQLSILSHQKDKVDD; this is translated from the coding sequence ATGAAAAAAGAAAGCGAAAAAATAGATGAACTTATCAAAGAAACATTGAGTCTGGAAGAGGCAAAGTTTTATGAAGATTTGGGCGAGCAGAATCTGATGGAAAAATTTGGTCAGGTACATAAAGTGAAAACAGGTTGGTTGGCCACGGTAATGACCATAGTGAATATAATAATTTTCTTGATATTTGTTTTTTGTGCCATAAGGTTCTTCAATACCGAAATAACGAACGAACTGATTAAATGGGCCTGTGCAGGTTTCCTATGCATGATTTTCATGAGTATGATCAAGTTATATATATGGATGCAAATGGACAAAAACGATATTTTAAGGGAACTCAAGCGGCTGGAATTTCAGCTATCCATATTATCCCACCAAAAAGATAAAGTAGATGATTAA
- a CDS encoding RNA polymerase sigma factor — MNDTNKIFDGLLVLQYRSGDRRAMGLLVRKYHKRLCNHAFFYTNDIHASKDIVQDCWGVIINKLNGLRNPNLFGSWAFKIVIHKSLDYVEKQKKELNRLHEYHKSKITGDSAKDNKDNLTKLYSMIKTLPKEQQIVLRLFYTENYTLKEIADILKISIGTVKSRLFYAREKLKSIVKYK, encoded by the coding sequence ATGAATGATACCAATAAAATATTTGATGGGCTGTTAGTGTTACAGTATCGTTCCGGTGATAGAAGGGCTATGGGATTGTTGGTGCGGAAATACCATAAAAGGTTATGTAACCATGCCTTTTTTTATACAAATGACATTCATGCTTCAAAAGATATTGTTCAAGATTGTTGGGGTGTAATCATTAATAAATTAAACGGATTAAGAAACCCTAACCTTTTTGGAAGTTGGGCATTTAAAATCGTTATTCATAAATCATTGGATTATGTTGAAAAGCAAAAAAAGGAATTAAACAGGCTTCACGAATATCATAAAAGTAAAATCACGGGCGATAGTGCAAAAGACAATAAGGATAATTTGACAAAACTTTATAGTATGATAAAAACTCTGCCTAAAGAACAACAAATCGTATTACGTCTGTTTTATACTGAAAACTATACCTTGAAAGAGATTGCCGATATTTTAAAGATTTCAATCGGCACGGTTAAATCAAGGCTTTTTTATGCAAGGGAAAAATTAAAATCAATCGTAAAATACAAGTGA
- the rlmD gene encoding 23S rRNA (uracil(1939)-C(5))-methyltransferase RlmD, whose amino-acid sequence MRKKKRRQVFENVEVVDAGAKGKTIGKAPDGRVIFLTNTVPGDVVDVQTTKKRKAYFEGVATTFHSLSDKRVEPKCQHFGTCGGCKWQDMGYEHQLFYKQKEVENNLKRIGHLELPKISPILGSKKQYFYRNKMEFSFSDTRWLTLEELQSDTVFTDKNALGFHIPGMWDKILDIKKCHLQQDPSNAIRLETKDFATKNGLTFFNPRHQHGMLRTLMIRTSSTGEIMVLVQFFEDDTAKRNLLLNHLAEKFPEITSLLYVINKKQNDTIYDQEIICHAGRDHIFEQMEGLRFTINAKSFYQTNSDQAYELYKITRNFANLNGDELVYDLYTGTGTIAQFISKKAKKVVGIESVPEAILDAKANAKRNRIDNVDFFAGDMKNVFNTQFIAENGTPDVIITDPPRDGMHKDVVRQILDIGAKKVVYVSCNSATQARDLALMKHMYKIKKVQPVDMFPQTHHVENVVLLEKL is encoded by the coding sequence ATGCGAAAAAAGAAAAGGCGACAGGTTTTTGAAAATGTAGAAGTGGTAGATGCCGGCGCAAAAGGCAAAACCATTGGTAAAGCTCCCGACGGTAGGGTTATCTTTTTGACCAATACGGTGCCCGGTGACGTGGTTGATGTGCAGACCACTAAAAAAAGAAAAGCCTATTTTGAAGGCGTTGCGACAACATTTCATTCCTTATCCGATAAACGCGTTGAACCTAAATGTCAACATTTTGGCACCTGTGGTGGGTGCAAATGGCAGGATATGGGTTATGAGCATCAGCTCTTTTACAAACAAAAAGAGGTAGAGAATAATCTGAAACGTATCGGTCATCTGGAACTGCCTAAAATCTCACCTATTTTAGGCTCAAAAAAACAATACTTCTACCGCAATAAGATGGAATTTTCGTTTTCGGACACCCGATGGTTGACTTTGGAAGAATTACAGTCCGATACCGTATTTACCGATAAAAATGCCTTAGGATTTCATATTCCCGGGATGTGGGATAAAATTCTGGATATAAAAAAATGTCATCTGCAACAAGACCCTTCCAATGCCATTCGCCTGGAGACCAAGGATTTTGCAACTAAAAACGGGCTTACTTTTTTTAATCCGAGACATCAACACGGTATGCTTCGCACCTTAATGATCCGTACTTCATCAACTGGTGAGATTATGGTACTGGTCCAGTTTTTTGAGGATGATACCGCCAAAAGAAATTTATTACTGAATCATTTGGCAGAAAAATTTCCGGAAATCACTTCACTGCTCTACGTCATCAATAAAAAACAAAATGATACCATATACGATCAAGAAATAATCTGCCATGCAGGTCGCGATCATATTTTTGAGCAAATGGAAGGCTTGCGATTCACAATAAACGCAAAATCATTTTACCAGACCAATTCCGATCAAGCCTATGAACTGTATAAAATAACCAGGAACTTCGCCAATTTAAATGGGGACGAACTGGTTTATGACCTGTATACGGGTACGGGCACCATTGCTCAATTCATATCCAAAAAGGCAAAAAAAGTGGTGGGTATAGAATCTGTTCCAGAAGCTATTTTAGATGCAAAAGCCAATGCCAAAAGAAATAGGATTGATAACGTTGATTTTTTTGCGGGCGATATGAAAAATGTTTTCAATACACAGTTCATCGCAGAAAATGGAACGCCAGATGTAATCATTACGGATCCGCCTAGAGATGGCATGCATAAAGATGTGGTACGACAAATACTTGATATTGGCGCCAAAAAAGTGGTTTATGTAAGCTGTAACAGCGCAACTCAAGCACGTGATCTGGCACTAATGAAGCATATGTACAAAATCAAAAAAGTACAGCCCGTAGATATGTTTCCCCAAACCCACCATGTTGAAAATGTTGTACTTTTGGAAAAGTTATAA